Sequence from the Prunus persica cultivar Lovell chromosome G5, Prunus_persica_NCBIv2, whole genome shotgun sequence genome:
cttttattaaaatcatcaacaacaaGAATGAGTTCATATTGTCATGCCCCAGACGAGATATGAACACCAAAGCACATAACAGCTAAAGCTATTTTGGGAACACatatataaaagttattcggACCACAATAAAAATGGGAAATacacaaacaaataatttgaCAATAGATTCTTTGGTGGTCACTGACCAGTCCTTAATCTCTCCAAGGCCACATAATGCAGGGTAAAAGAAAACCGTACAATTCATCCCATTACACAGCAATCTGACCAAAGAGCTTTCTGCGGATCTGCAATAACAAGAATACAAGCTCAGTTCCTGAGAGCATAAATAAATCAGCCTACAGCCTAATATTGCAGTGGCGAAAGGTGAATTATAAAAAGGAAACTGATACTTTGCAAGGAAAATACCTCTGGAAGCTTTTTACGGAATACAACATCCAACCGTGCATCAAGGGTGTTCTCACATACAATCTTCCCATCTCGAGAAGCCAACACTACACCTCCAGAACTGAACAATCAAAAGTTATCATCAGCAAGTGCCATCATTCCACtttctttcaaaatataaaagagaGCTGTTTGCGAAGCTGAATAGCAAGCCATATTATATCCAAGTCCTAATTGAAAACTTCTGAAAATTTTGTGGGGCAGAAAGTAACTTACCAGGACGAAATATGGGGATTAAAATGGGTAGGAGCAGGTGGAAGAAAGACAGTGGTGTCCACTATAATCTCTGGGGTATGAACATTTGCTTTGGCCGCATATTCCTGTGCTGCTGATTCCGAAACAGCCTCCACCAGATGTAGGTCTTCTTTCCGACAACGTAACAAAACAGCAGGCTCCTTCAGCCTGAGCAAACTCTGTGTCCCAAAACCATAATTTTCAGTAAACCAGtggtaattattaatttatccaTGCAAGAGTGCATAAAGTTAAAGTGAACTAGAAATCATCTAGGAAGTCAGGAATCACACTCATTTGTTATGAATAGAAAATGTAATCTGTTGTCAATGAAGGATATGGATCATCACCATGAATAATACTTCAAACTCGAGCCATTGCCAATTTGCCACTAGATGATAGTTATGTAGGTGTACATAAAAACTGGTGAGACAGGTTAGCCATATCTACCATACCATATAAGAAGTTTAACAAACCTGAATGATAAGATCTTTCAGAAGCTTTTTATAACCATGGTGATCTTGGCTCACATTCAGAAGCTCCTTGGAAGCCGCCTCCTTCATGGAGTTAACCACATCATCTTGAGCTTGAAGAACTTTAATACGAGAAGCATTAAGCTGCATAGAGTACTCACTGCAACAAACCGATACAACAAACTGTTAGTTACCCACATATGTGCCATTTTTGCATAGCCATAGGGGaaacaagaaaggaaaagcTTCCCTTAGTGAACCCATCCTCCAACAACCCAAATTCAACAGCGAAGAAACAAAGAACTCAATTTGATTGAACATACAGTCTGATTTCTTTACAACAAGATTTGAGCCTCGTCCTACTCCTTCCCCGCCTACTCCAATGCCCTTTGAGCTAGAGCCTATTAGCTTCATAAAGTATGgttttcaaaatccaaataCATACAAGCTCCTAAATTTTGGGCTACATTAAAATTGATCAAGCCTCTCATGACAATAAGATTTCCAATAAGATTTCCCACTTATTCAACTCATTTTTAACTTATGTTCAAACCAGTTTCCTCAATATTCCATCAAATCCataaagttaacaaaatcaCCATCTTCACTAGTTCCCAACTTTCCAACCTCACTATCGTATTCCACAACATCCGCGATTACTAATTCCAACTCAAAATTCAACCTAACAGTAACTGATATTTGAAACCGTACTACTGATACATATCCATATATTTCTAACAGCAGAATGCTCAATGATTGTTTGGCCCATCGGGGAAAAACAATGATATGACTTTGTTGGAATgagaaatataaacaaaattaggCAGGTTTAAGTAATTATACATCTTCTTTCGGACGTCGACttgcttctctttcttctcgtACTCTTGcctgatcttcttcttctcagcCTCGACCAGCTGCAACTTCTCAATGTTGAATTCCTACAAAACAACACAAATTCGCACAAATAATCAAATACCCGTATATATGTACAGAAACTTAATTACGCACGAATTACAAAAACGGATCGAgattaaattgaaatttagGGTTAGAAGAAAAGTAAGAATtggggaaaaagaagagagtcGTGAGAGAATTAGGAAACGTACTTCTTCAGAAGAGACGGAGATCTCGTTGGCCTTTTCCTCAGCTTCTTGGCGAATGAACCTCACCATCTGCTGGATCTGCTTGGAGACATCTGCGTCGTTCATTTTCGCTGATCTTTGAATCGAATCGGAGAAGATCGAAGACTCTCTCTCTTACCTCGCGCGCAGAGCAAGTGACTTAGCCTTTCGCCGGTCGTGAATTATAAACGGGAAACTGTGAGGACAAAAAATCAACCGCTTTTATATATGCATCGTCAATAAGCGTGAGTGAtctttattttggttttttctagTTAACTCTGAGCTGTCACTTATTTATCTTCTTTAATTTAGCGTcctatttttgtattttttacaatataaaaatatattaatatttaacaagtatagccgctcggctatactctttatttaaatgaattcaaatattttgtacagtacagccgtgcggctatactctttaaatgtattcgaatattttaaaagtaaagccgggcggctatacaaCACaaaatggttttctttttcgtaATTAagtaaatacaaaattaatttgtttagtCTAATATTTGCAACTAAGTAATATCTTTGTGTTATTTAACTATATTAATTATTCTATATTTAATGGATAagtagtatttaaatattttaattaatttcataacttacttaataaatactaattaattatatttacttatcttaaataattttgtggactttaaaattatttttaagtttgaaaaatgaatttgagcctccaaaccctaaatccaagCCGCAAATCTTTCTCAAGTCTCAAATCCTAATCACAAGACTACTGTGGGGCATTTATGACTTGATTAGACTTGAATACTCATGTAATTCGATCTAGGGTTTTACAATTAGAGTTTCGATCTCAATATACGGCTAGTACGATATAACCAAACCTAACCCTTCCTAAATAAgatatacaaaagaaaaaaaatatcaatttgGTGTCCATGTAAGTAGAAATATGATCTAAGTGCTAcgtcataaaaataaaaaataaaaaaaagcactTAACTTAATAGATTGAGGGACAAATCGACTAATGATATAACAACTTGTAACTTTAGGtttgtttttatcaattttaaagcatttatatatattaatattaatatataaaacaaaaggtagagaatgatgaaacattcaaaataccagaaaatgtcattggctaatccaaacattaaaaattaaaattattaattaaatgaggataatatggtaaattcacacattttatatttaaaaaattaaaattaaaagaaaaatcagataatgaatcctatttttatggaacacaactactcattattttttttaaatctaaaataaatataaaaaaacaattttaaaaatcctcTCACAAGCGCGTATGGAGAGGCTAGTAGGGACTAATAGAAACTCTGTAAATATGCTAATGTAAAAGGTAAGTGGCGCCCACATCTCCAATGACATCGTGACACATGGATAAGATAAAAcatgtttttaaaaacaattaaaaaattttaaaatgaagaaaaaattcttattatgAAGTAAACACAAAATtctccataaataaaattcaaaatgagaATTCCAATTTCTGATTAGTGAACGCACCAAAATATGATAAGAGGGCATACACCAATAGACACAATAATTTATACTTTTAATCCGTGATTATGTGAAATGACCTtccaaataaaatgaaaagaaagagtTTCCACCCGGTAAATTATTTTCGTAACTCAGTTATAATAGAGGATGTAAAATTAATTGCAAAAATCCCGTTACTTTGGAGCAAATGGTAATCGGTTACAACGTCTTCTTCACTCATCCACCTCAGTCC
This genomic interval carries:
- the LOC18777104 gene encoding V-type proton ATPase subunit E: MNDADVSKQIQQMVRFIRQEAEEKANEISVSSEEEFNIEKLQLVEAEKKKIRQEYEKKEKQVDVRKKIEYSMQLNASRIKVLQAQDDVVNSMKEAASKELLNVSQDHHGYKKLLKDLIIQSLLRLKEPAVLLRCRKEDLHLVEAVSESAAQEYAAKANVHTPEIIVDTTVFLPPAPTHFNPHISSCSGGVVLASRDGKIVCENTLDARLDVVFRKKLPEIRRKLFGQIAV